The proteins below are encoded in one region of Neodiprion virginianus isolate iyNeoVirg1 chromosome 7, iyNeoVirg1.1, whole genome shotgun sequence:
- the LOC124309391 gene encoding 26S proteasome regulatory subunit 4, which yields MGQNQSGTGGTGGDKKDDKDKKKKYEPPIPTRVGKKKRRTKGPDAATKLPQVTPHTRCRLKLLKYERIKDYLLMEEEFIRNQERLKPQEEKNEEERSKVDDLRGTPMSVGTLEEIIDDNHAIVSTSVGSEHYVSILSFVDKDQLEPGCSVLLNHKVHAVVGVLGDDTDPMVTVMKLEKAPQETYADIGGLDTQIQEIKESVELPLTHPEYYEEMGIKPPKGVILYGLPGTGKTLLAKAVANQTSATFLRVVGSELIQKYLGDGPKLVRELFRVAEEHAPSIVFIDEIDAVGTKRYDSNSGGEREIQRTMLELLNQLDGFDSRGDVKVVMATNRIETLDPALIRPGRIDRKIEFPLPDEKTKRRIFSIHTSRMTLAPDVNLADLIMAKDDLSGADIKAICTEAGLMALRERRMKVTSDDFKKSKESVLYRKKEGSPEGLYL from the exons ATG GGTCAGAATCAGTCGGGAACAGGAGGTACGGGAGGGGACAAGAAGGATGACAaagacaagaagaagaagtacGAGCCCCCAATTCCTACGCGCGTAGGAAAGAAGAAACGACGAACCAAGGGACCAGACGCTGCGACAAAATTGCCCCAAGTCACGCCCCACACCAGGTGTCGCCTGAAGCTCTTGAAGTATGAAAGAATCAAGGATTACTTGTTGATGGAGGAGGAGTTCATTAGAAATCAGGAGCGACTTAAGCCGcaggaagagaaaaatgaagaggAGAGATCCAAGGTCGACGATCTTAGGGGAACGCCGATGTCGGTTGGGACATTGGAGGAAATAATTGACGACAATCACGCCATTGTTTCTACATCTGTAGGGTCCGAGCATTACGTGTCGATCTTGTCATTCGTTGACAAAGATCAGCTGGAGCCAGGATGTTCTGTTTTATTGAATCACAAGGTGCACGCCGTTGTTGGCGTCCTTGGCGATGACACGGATCCGATGGTAACAGTGATGAAGCTCGAGAAAGCTCCGCAAGAAACATACGCCGATATCGGAG GTTTGGATACACAAATTCAGGAAATCAAAGAGTCGGTCGAATTGCCCCTCACTCATCCGGAATATTACGAAGAGATGGGAATCAAGCCCCCCAAGGGTGTTATACTCTACGGTTTACCGGGAACGGGTAAAACTCTTCTGGCCAAAGCAGTGGCCAATCAGACATCTGCGACTTTCCTGCGTGTTGTTGGTTCAGAATTGATCCAGAAGTATCTAGGGGATGGCCCGAAACTTGTCAGAGAGCTATTCAGAGTTGCTGAGGAACATGCTCCTTCTATCGTATTCATAGATGAAATTGACGCTGTTGGTACAAAACGATATGACAGCAACAGTGGAGGCGAAAGAGAAATCCAGCGTACTATGCTGGAGCTACTAAACCAACTTGACG GCTTTGACAGTCGTGGAGATGTCAAAGTAGTAATGGCAACTAATAGAATCGAAACTTTGGATCCGGCACTAATTCGACCCGGACGTATCGATAGAAAGATCGAGTTTCCCCTGCCAGATGAAAAAACCAAGAGGAGAATCTTTAGCATTCACACAAGTAGAATGACATTGGCACCAGATGTAAACCTGGCAGATCTCATCATGGCTAAAGATGACCTATCCGGAGCTGACATAAAG GCGATCTGTACCGAAGCTGGTCTCATGGCTTTACGAGAGCGCCGTATGAAGGTAACCAGCGACGACTTCAAGAAATCCAAGGAGAGTGTGTTGTACCGCAAGAAGGAAGGATCGCCTGAAggattatatttataa
- the LOC124309404 gene encoding uncharacterized protein LOC124309404, which translates to MDDCEEIEHSVELSERNWNRVINRAIKAGYREGVEEGKKSVFQEGFDIGYNDAFETAFVLGKYKGLATAMSNDSQTPPATDDVLEKTRRGACYVCNESTKSKVKTDDFVKMPLQDIRNGQKKYSTRILETLQHQFDKLTSKHVTCINNAVL; encoded by the exons ATGGATGACTGTGAGGAAATTGAGCATTCAGTAGAGCTTTCCGAAAGAAATTGGAATCGAGTTATAAATAGAGCAATTAAG GCCGGTTATAGGGAAGGAGttgaagaaggaaagaaatcaGTTTTCCAAGAAGGTTTTGACATCGGTTACAATGACGCTTTCGAAACTGCCTTCGTATTAGGAAAATACAAGGGGCTGGCAACAGCCATGAGTAACGACTCTCAAACTCCACCAGCTACAGATGATGTACTTGAAAAGACAAGGCGAGGGGCTTGCTACGTCTGCAATGAAAGTACGAAGAGCAAAGTAAAGACAGATGATTTCGTTAAAATGCCGCTGCAGGATATAAGAAATGGTCAGAAGAAATATTCTACAAGGATACTAGAGACGCTGCAGCATCAATTTGACAAATTGACAAGCAAACACGTAACATGTATCAACAATGCAGTTTTGTAG
- the LOC124309398 gene encoding probable DNA-directed RNA polymerase III subunit RPC6 produces the protein MDVRGEFSSEREINRIVDVGESPEFIEEKIISLAQAKPKGISDKDISAEIPDLAPTRKAAAINKLLAQGYFDLFKQGGTLLYRLKDPSKAKSVKGADNEEKVVYNIIEEAGNKGIWIRDIRFKSNLMPTQLNKILKSLETKKFIKAVKSVAASKKKVYMLYNLEPDRSVTGGAWYQDQDFEAEFVDILNQQCYRFLEQKKDSTKNCKDGPIGARNIAFASSKEVWKFISDLGISKVKLSVEDLEMILNTLIYDGKVERTLSSDGSNLYRAVEPLLSPPGLIRTPCGVCPVRKNCCDVGEITPKKCHYIKEWLE, from the exons ATGGATGTCAGAGGAGAATTCTCTAGTGAGCGAGAAATAAATAGAATTGTCGATGTGGGTGAATCGCCAGAATTTATCGAAGAAAA GATTATCTCCTTGGCTCAAGCAAAGCCGAAGGGCATCTCGGATAAAGACATATCTGCTGAGATTCCAGATCTGGCACCGACGCGGAAGGCGGCAGCGATAAACAAGCTATTGGCTCAGGGATACTTTGACTTATTCAAGCAGGGTGGAACTCTTCTTTACCGTTTGAAAGACCCGAGCAAGGCTAAATCGGTTAAAGGGGCAGACAACGAGGAGAAAGttgtttataatataatcGAAGAGGCTGGGAACAAGGGGATATGGATACGCGACATCAGGTTCAAATCCAATTTAATGCCGACGcagctgaataaaattttaaaaagtttgGAAACTAAGAAGTTCATTAAAGCTGTAAAGTCGGTAGCGGCTAGCAAGAAGAAGGTATATATGCTTTACAACTTGGAGCCTGACAGATCTGTGACCGGAGGCGCGTGGTACCAGGATCAAGACTTTGAGGCAGAATTCGTCGATATTCTAAACCAGCAGTGTTACAGATTTTTGGAGCAAAAAAAAGACAGTACAAAAAACTGCAAGGATGGTCCTATCGGTGCAAGAAATATAGCTTTTGCGTCGTCGAAAGAAGTTTGGAAATTCATTTCCGATCTGGGAATAAGCAAG GTTAAGCTTTCCGTGGAGGATCTGGAAATGATTTTGAATACCCTTATCTACGACGGCAAAGTGGAAAGAACTCTGTCAAGCGACGGAAGTAACTTGTACCGAGCAGTCGAACCGTTGCTCAGCCCTCCAGGATTAATTAGAACACCTTGCGGTGTTTGTCCG GTGAGAAAAAACTGCTGCGACGTGGGAGAAATAACGCCAAAGAAATGTCACTACATCAAGGAATGGTTGGAGTGA